Proteins encoded in a region of the Onthophagus taurus isolate NC chromosome 10, IU_Otau_3.0, whole genome shotgun sequence genome:
- the LOC111413716 gene encoding A disintegrin and metalloproteinase with thrombospondin motifs 6-like — protein MVHRSLILLIILAIHSLVNSLHPIHGRYTRNIDGYQLAIPRKLNRNGKFLSFSLPHFYKHNGDEILDNIQKRRRRSIDDAVHYGVLIDGEYHKLRLWPNRKLLSPRAIIEKRNPNIKPNERYVRSLDGEKICHYTGKIRGQKDSKVALSTCNGLAGYIMNKGDRYFVEPLEGHSPNKRGHHVHMIYKRSTSERIHKPIKHCGTDDDWAAAWKEQLKRNYELYGGFRNESKRGLQSIHRHMEILIVCDKRFIEHHKNEDILQYILTVMNMVYDYYHDATAGNQVDVIIVRIIYLEKEEEEIDLLINHDSSKTLESFCKWQITVNPKDIHNPNHHDVAVLLTRHDLCATNGGSCDLMGLAYVGTACNPNKNCGINEDAGLLLGIVVAHEVGHIMGCAHDTPQDSGCESKDSEGSYHIMAPFVHLNTRRWSACSKTFMTTLFDNDLGECLNDEPEVSLYQYEMVLPGVVYDSDYQCRQIFPGSETCIIDPMKSCEELLCRKPGEDSCKSDGSPPAEGTKCGPNKWCIKMKCVEVGERPQATNGGWGEWSDFSKCSRTCGGGVSYASRNCDNPIPKNGGRYCIGERKKVKICNTTPCPEGCPSYRAAQCSEYNKQPWEGRIYVWLPYLLIDKPCELHCINQDNVYVKLAPRAKDGTKCKAGTHDMCISGHCAKVGCDFQINSNAIEDICGVCQGDGTTCKSVENTYAGPPGHEYVKIVVIPKGSRNIIVDEKAPSVNTIAVSDEDNKYYLNGEFTEVVDGEKDFGGVEGMYTHPEPGKELLEIHGPLKKNLVVYVVFYQAENVGYFYNYAEPSLHSNYQPHYHWEFLEWNDCSVRCGGGTQSSEPSCVEEKAGRVSDTFCHNMEKPIAMVRRCNDAPCKVKWRTGKWSKCTACKNQSGIRVREVECVRENPISGADDILVEDTFCPPPKPGTRELCDAQKSCTKKREIENEIPSYILRELWYQTIVDYVNADSAVRRSIMSAPRTMRTINRDLKRHLQKSLSTNPDECLKLPMRTNPKKEKQLNKGDLHVGTIIQDRIPNDELKLIEIPLKQLGVSMNISDSVFESLGEQVPDTLDFEHKRVCTGKQAADKLTAAAHMNNTI, from the exons ATGGTTCACCGTTCGttaatcttattaataattcttgCTATTCATTCTCTCGTAAATTCTCTTCATCCAATTCATG GCAGATACACCAGAAATATAGATGGATATCAATTAGCAATCCCTAGgaaattaaatagaaatgggaagtttttatcattttcattacCACATTTCTATAAACACAACGGAGACGAAATTTTAGATAACATTCAAAAGCGAAGGAGGAGAAGTATTGACGATGCCGTTCATTATGGTGTTTTAATAGATGgggaatatcacaaattaagATTATGGCcaaatagaaaattattatctccaaGAGCTATTATTGAAAAACGTAATCCTAATATTAAACCCAACGAGAGATACGTTCGTAGTTTAGATGGTGAAAAAATATGTCATTATACAGGAAAAATCCGAGGACAAAAAGATTCTAAAGTAGCTTTATCAACTTGTAATGGATTG GCAGGTTATATCATGAACAAAGGTGACAGGTATTTCGTTGAACCCTTAGAAGGGCATTCTCCTAATAAAAGAGGTCATCACGTTCACATGATTTATAAAAGAAGCACGTCAGAGCGAATACATAAACCTATTAAGCATTGTGGAACTGATGATGATTGGGCAGCTGCATGgaaagaacaattaaaaaggAATTATGAATTGTACGGTGGATTTAGAAATGAATCGAAAAGAGGGTTACAAAGTATTCATAGACATATGGAAATTCTTAttgtttgtgataaaaggtttatagaacatcataaaaatgaagatatttTGCAATATATTTTAACTGTGATGAATAtg GTTTACGATTATTATCACGACGCCACCGCCGGAAATCAGGTTGATGTTATTATCGTGAGGATTATTTACTTGGAAAAAGAAGAGGAAGAAATCGATCTTCTCATCAATCATGATTCGTCTAAAACTTTAGAGAGCTTTTGCAAGTGGCAAATCACTGTAAATCCAAAAGATATTCATAACCCAAACCATCACGACGTTGCTGTTTTATTAACTCGTCACGATCTTTGCGCTACTAATGGAGGAAGTTGTGATTTAATGGGATTAGCGTATGTTGGAACAGCTTGTaatccaaataaaaattgtggaATCAATGAAGATGCTGGGTTACTTTTAGGAATCGTGGTTGCACACGAAGTTGGTCACAT aatgGGGTGTGCTCACGATACCCCTCAAGATTCGGGATGCGAATCGAAAGATTCGGAGGGTAGTTATCATATTATGGCTCCTTTCGTTCATTTAAACACGCGAAGATGGTCCGCTTGTAGCAAAACTTTTATGACCACACTTTTCGA CAATGATTTAGGGGAATGTCTCAATGATGAACCAGAGGTATCTTTGTACCAATACGAAATGGTTTTACCCGGTGTGGTTTACGATAGTGATTATCAATGTCGACAAATCTTTCCGGGGAGCGAAACTTGCATAATCGATCCGATGAAGAGTTGTGAAGAATTACTTTGTCGAAAACCAGGGGAGGATTCTTGTAAATCAGATGGATCTCCGCCCGCTGAAGGCACCAAATGCGGCCCAAATAAGTGGTGTATAAAAATGAAGTGTGTGGAGGTTGGAGAAAGACCACAAGCTACAAATGGGGGATGGGGAGAGTGGAGTGACTTTAGTAAATGTTCGAGGACTTGTGGTGGTGGGGTTTCTTACGCATCTAGGAATTGTGATAATCCTATTCCAAAAAATGGGGGAAGATATTGTATTGGGGAGaggaaaaaagtaaaaatttgtaacaccACG CCATGCCCAGAAGGATGTCCTAGTTATCGAGCCGCTCAATGCTCTGAGTATAACAAACAACCATGGGAAGGAAGAATTTACGTTTGGTTACCATATCTTTTAAttg ataaaccTTGCGAACTACATTGTATCAATCAAGATAATGTTTACGTAAAATTAGCACCGCGAGCAAAAGATGGTACTAAATGTAAAGCAGGAACGCATGATATGTGCATTTCCGGTCATTGCGCT aaagTGGGATGTGATTTTCAAATCAATTCAAATGCGATAGAAGACATTTGCGGAGTATGTCAGGGAGACGGTACAACTTGTAAATCGGTTGAGAATACGTACGCTGGTCCACCTGGCCACG AATACGTAAAGATCGTCGTCATTCCTAAGGGATCTAGAAATATTATAGTAGACGAAAAAGCTCCCTCCGTCAACACAATCGCCGTCAGCGATGAGGataataagtattatttaaatggagaatt tacCGAAGTTGTTGATGGCGAAAAGGATTTTGGGGGAGTTGAAGGAATGTACACTCATCCAGAACCGGGTAAAGAATTATTAGAAATTCATGGACCGCTTAAGAAAAATTTAGTGGTATAC GTTGTTTTTTATCAAGCAGAAAACGTcggatatttttataattacgcAGAACCATCTCTTCATTCAAATTATCAACCCCATTATCATTGGGAATTTTTAGAATGGAACGATTGCTCCGTGAGATGCGGAGGAGGGACGCAATCTTCAGAACCGAGTTGTGTTGAAGAAAAAGCTGGGAGAGTTTCCGACACGTTTTGTCACAACATGGAAAAGCCTATTGCGATGGTAAGAAGATGTAATGACGCACCATGCAAAGTGaa gTGGAGAACCGGAAAGTGGAGTAAATGTACGGCTTGTAAAAACCAATCGGGTATTAGAGTTCGTGAAGTTGAATGTGTAAGAGAAAATCCAATTAGTGGAGCTGATGATATCTTAGTGGAAGATACTTTTTGTCCCCCTCCGAAACCAGGTACAAGAGAACTTTGCGACGCCCAGAAATCGTGTACGAAAAAGCGCGAAATCGAAAACGAAATTCCTTCTTACATACTCCGCGAACTTTGGTATCAAACAATCGTCGATTACGTTAACGCCGATTCAGCTGTAAGAAGAAGCATAATGAGCGCTCCACGTACGATGAGGACAATTAATCGAGATTTAAAACGTCACCTTCAAAAATCTCTCAGCACCAATCCCGATGAATGTCTTAAACTTCCGATGCGCACCAATCCAAAGAAAGAGAAGCAATTAAATAAAGGCGATTTACACGTGGGGACAATTATTCAAGATCGTATTCCAAACGACGAACTTAAACTGATTGAAATTCCATTGAAACAATTAGGGGTTTCAATGAACATCTCAGATTCGGTGTTTGAGAGTTTAGGAGAACAGGTTCCTGATACTTTAGATTTTGAACATAAAAGAGTTTGTACTGGAAAACAAGCGGCTGATAAATTAACAGCTGCGGCTCATATgaataatacaatataa